Part of the Bacillus sp. N1-1 genome, CATCATTTGTGAAGACTTGCGAAATCTGGATTGCTCGGTCAGGACGGAAGTTAAAGAAGATAACTGCATCTTCATCATCAACCGTCGCAATCGGTGAACCGTCCTCTTCGGTCATAACTGAAGGAAGAACGAACTCATCATAGATTTCATTTTTGTAATTATCATCAACTAGCTCGTATGGATCTTTGTAAGAAGGGCCATCACCGTATGCCAGGGCACGGTAAGACTTCTCTACGCGATCCCAACGCTTATCGCGGTCCATGGAATAATAGCGGCCTGAGAGCGTCGCAAGGCGACCAACTCCGACTTCTTCCATTTTATCCTCTAACTGCTGAATGTAGGTTTTCGCAGATTGTTGGCCAACATCACGACCATCAAGGAAACCGTGAACGTACACATCTTCAAGACCTTGCTTTGCAGCAAGTTCAAGAAGAGCGAAAAGATGTTTAATGTGGCTATGAATCCCACCGTCAGAAAGAAGTCCAAACAAGTGTAGGCTTGTTCCTTTTTTCTTCACATGGTCAATTGCCTCAAGAAATGTTTCATTTTCAAAGAATTCGCCTTCTTCGATTGCAAGATTAACTCTTGTTAAGCTTTGATATACGATGCGTCCTGCACCAATATTCAAGTGGCCTACTTCAGAGTTCCCCATTTGGCCGTCTGGAAGACCAACTGCTTTTCCACTCGCTTGTAGGGTAGCGTGTGGGTAGTTGTTCCAGTAACGATCAAAATTCGGTTTATTTGCATGTGCTACGGCATTTCCTTTTTCCTCATCTCGGAGGCCAAAGCCATCTAAGATGATTAAAGCTTCTGGCTTTTTAGGCATTCTGACCAGCCTCCAAAAGCTGTAGGAAAGATTTCGCATCAAGGCTAGCGCCGCCGACTAAAGCTCCATCAATGTCGGATTTACCCATAAGCTCGTCAATGTTACCAGGTTTAACACTGCCGCCATATTGGATACGGACCGCATTAGCTGTTTCGTCAGTCGTTTCGTCTTTAAGGACGCCGCGGATAAATGCACATACATCATTAGCTTGATCGCTTGTTGCTGTTTTACCAGTTCCAATTGCCCAGATTGGCTCATATGCGATAACAGATTGAGCTACCTGTTCATTAGTTAAACCAGCAATTGCTTTTTGAACTTGTGCTTTTACAATATCTTCTGTTACATCGCTTTCACGCTGTTCAAGCGTTTCACCGACACAGATGATTGGCGTTAGGTTATGTTTGAACGCTGCATGAGTTTTTTGATTCACGATCTCATCTGTTTCACCAAATAACTCACGACGTTCAGAGTGACCAAGAATGACATAGCCTACTCCAAGATCGTTAAGTGCTACAGGGCTAATTTCACCTGTAAACGCGCCGTTTTCTTCAAAGTGCATATTTTGAGCACCAACTTGAAGTGCTGTACCTTCTAGCTCATCCGTTAAATAATCAAGGAAAAGAGCAGGAGCACAGACAACGGAATCTACGCGATTGCCATCAGGAATAAGTCCTTTCACTTCGTCAACAAAGCTTTTTGTTTCCGTAAGTGTTTTGTTCATCTTCCAGTTACCTGCGATGATTGGTTTGCGCATGTTCACTCACCATCCTTTATAAGATTAAAAAAACATAAGTATTTTATTTGTCGTTAAGTGCGACAACACCCGGAAGTTCTTTGCCTTCCATGAACTCAAGAGACGCACCGCCACCAGTAGAGATGTGGCTCATTTGATCAGCATAGCC contains:
- the gpmI gene encoding 2,3-bisphosphoglycerate-independent phosphoglycerate mutase, with the translated sequence MPKKPEALIILDGFGLRDEEKGNAVAHANKPNFDRYWNNYPHATLQASGKAVGLPDGQMGNSEVGHLNIGAGRIVYQSLTRVNLAIEEGEFFENETFLEAIDHVKKKGTSLHLFGLLSDGGIHSHIKHLFALLELAAKQGLEDVYVHGFLDGRDVGQQSAKTYIQQLEDKMEEVGVGRLATLSGRYYSMDRDKRWDRVEKSYRALAYGDGPSYKDPYELVDDNYKNEIYDEFVLPSVMTEEDGSPIATVDDEDAVIFFNFRPDRAIQISQVFTNDDFRGFDRGEERPKNLHFVSLTRFSETVGGDVAFKPTNLDNTLGEVLAQQDYKQLRIAETEKYPHVTFFFSGGREEEFPGEERILIDSPKVATYDLQPEMSAYEVTDALLKELDADKHDAIILNFANPDMVGHSGMLEPTVKAIEAVDECLGKIVDKITEKGGHAIITADHGNSDEVTTLDGDAMTAHTTNPVPVIVTKEGAELRTDGILADLSPTLLDLLGGKQPKEMTGKSLIK
- the tpiA gene encoding triose-phosphate isomerase; translated protein: MRKPIIAGNWKMNKTLTETKSFVDEVKGLIPDGNRVDSVVCAPALFLDYLTDELEGTALQVGAQNMHFEENGAFTGEISPVALNDLGVGYVILGHSERRELFGETDEIVNQKTHAAFKHNLTPIICVGETLEQRESDVTEDIVKAQVQKAIAGLTNEQVAQSVIAYEPIWAIGTGKTATSDQANDVCAFIRGVLKDETTDETANAVRIQYGGSVKPGNIDELMGKSDIDGALVGGASLDAKSFLQLLEAGQNA